One genomic segment of Desulfurispira natronophila includes these proteins:
- a CDS encoding class II aldolase/adducin family protein: MLTLSTELLGSFVAMGRVTYEKDLNSSHSGNMSCRDKAGNLHITRSGAMLGSLEAADVVSFAPGSPPHPRASRELPVHQAVYESNADVGAIVHTHAPHAITLAWSHDKIVPADAEGHHYLPRIPVVECVDPIGSQGLARAVAGALCFSSSVIVRSHGVFSAGSDLEEATLYACCTESICRLLYMRSLYQAGIK; encoded by the coding sequence ATGTTGACACTCAGTACAGAGCTTCTTGGCAGCTTTGTTGCTATGGGGCGAGTGACCTATGAGAAGGATCTTAACAGCTCACATTCGGGTAATATGTCCTGTCGCGATAAAGCGGGAAATTTGCATATAACGCGTAGCGGGGCCATGTTAGGCTCACTGGAAGCCGCCGATGTGGTGAGCTTTGCTCCCGGCAGCCCCCCTCATCCCCGGGCTTCCCGGGAGTTGCCAGTGCACCAGGCTGTTTATGAAAGCAATGCGGATGTCGGTGCCATTGTGCACACCCACGCTCCCCATGCCATTACCTTGGCCTGGAGCCATGATAAGATTGTTCCTGCCGATGCCGAAGGCCACCACTATTTGCCGCGCATACCAGTGGTAGAGTGTGTGGATCCCATCGGCTCCCAGGGGTTGGCCAGGGCTGTGGCCGGTGCCTTGTGCTTTAGCTCTTCTGTTATTGTGCGTTCTCACGGAGTGTTCAGCGCCGGTAGCGATCTGGAAGAGGCTACTCTTTATGCCTGTTGTACAGAAAGTATCTGCCGCCTTCTCTATATGCGCTCGCTGTATCAGGCAGGAATCAAATGA
- a CDS encoding CHAD domain-containing protein — MHQQAKLFSLTDKHEQDAILQALSHFVSLRSLADENFECTWHDTFDWRLFAAKQQLTSRPHHQGYVATLIEKGKKVEQASVSGIFPSFANRLPAVSLAEKVQKHTKNRALLPMLTLEGTVRRWEIVDESGQPALELQVLQLTAESARTEQHTSLNTLLQLLPLKKRSNDFSQNFFTIVNGLQSTKSLPVDGLFATGAAATGLVPGDYQPWQPSGLDPQVPATKAIKDMIDHCLSVMQRNQQGIEEMLDVEFLHDYRIALRRIRALMKNFAPWFGSGGQKLEGELQWLGRRTGLVRDMDVFLEKLDILQATLPKELQEKLMPVKVHLWQRRDRGYAMLRRLFSSHRYRNLTAILTDCRLPEQREGDAEPVSIGQAATDTIDTAWQRLRKKGRRLSSRSADRDIHALRIAVKKYRYLVEHLRNLFPREFANLKRFKKIQNSLGRFNDASVQAQALEEMTRRLARSNDPSLLGTFQAIGYIQASLHQQQDEYRQQFFQQWKQLAQHMKRA, encoded by the coding sequence ATGCACCAACAGGCCAAGCTCTTTTCCCTGACCGACAAACATGAGCAAGACGCCATACTGCAGGCACTGAGCCACTTTGTCTCCCTGCGAAGCCTGGCAGATGAAAACTTCGAGTGCACCTGGCACGACACTTTCGACTGGCGCCTCTTTGCCGCAAAACAACAACTCACCAGCAGGCCTCATCACCAGGGATACGTGGCAACCCTCATAGAGAAAGGGAAAAAAGTGGAGCAGGCTTCTGTTTCCGGTATTTTTCCGTCTTTTGCCAACAGACTTCCTGCTGTCAGCCTGGCTGAAAAGGTTCAGAAGCACACTAAAAATCGGGCACTGCTGCCCATGCTGACCCTGGAGGGCACCGTTCGTCGCTGGGAGATTGTGGATGAGAGTGGCCAGCCAGCGCTGGAGTTACAGGTTCTGCAGTTAACCGCTGAGTCTGCCCGTACTGAGCAGCACACCTCCCTGAACACGCTGCTGCAGCTCCTGCCTCTGAAAAAACGCAGCAATGATTTCTCCCAAAACTTTTTCACCATCGTTAACGGACTGCAAAGTACAAAAAGCCTGCCAGTTGATGGGCTTTTTGCCACCGGCGCTGCAGCTACAGGACTGGTCCCTGGCGACTACCAGCCCTGGCAACCATCGGGGCTGGACCCCCAGGTGCCGGCTACCAAAGCCATCAAAGACATGATAGACCACTGCCTGAGCGTAATGCAGCGCAACCAGCAAGGAATCGAAGAAATGCTGGATGTAGAGTTTCTCCACGACTATCGCATTGCCCTGCGACGCATCCGCGCCCTAATGAAAAATTTTGCCCCGTGGTTTGGATCTGGCGGGCAAAAGCTGGAAGGGGAACTACAGTGGCTGGGGAGAAGAACGGGACTGGTGCGGGACATGGACGTTTTTCTGGAAAAACTGGATATTCTGCAAGCTACTCTGCCCAAGGAACTGCAGGAGAAGCTGATGCCCGTAAAGGTTCACCTTTGGCAACGTCGCGACCGGGGATACGCCATGCTGCGTCGACTTTTCAGTTCCCACCGCTACCGGAACCTGACCGCAATCCTTACCGACTGCCGGCTGCCCGAGCAGCGAGAAGGTGATGCCGAACCGGTTTCAATTGGCCAAGCTGCCACAGACACTATCGACACTGCTTGGCAGCGTCTCCGGAAAAAAGGACGAAGGCTGAGCTCCCGTAGCGCAGACCGGGATATCCACGCCCTGCGCATCGCTGTTAAAAAGTACCGCTACCTGGTGGAGCATCTACGAAACCTTTTCCCCAGGGAGTTTGCCAACTTGAAGCGCTTCAAAAAAATTCAGAACAGCCTGGGCCGCTTCAACGATGCTTCTGTACAAGCTCAGGCCCTTGAAGAAATGACCCGACGCCTGGCGCGCAGCAATGACCCAAGCCTGCTGGGCACCTTTCAGGCGATTGGCTATATTCAGGCCAGTCTTCATCAGCAACAGGACGAATACCGGCAGCAATTTTTCCAGCAGTGGAAGCAGCTTGCCCAGCACATGAAGCGGGCGTAG
- the ispD gene encoding 2-C-methyl-D-erythritol 4-phosphate cytidylyltransferase, giving the protein MERVALILAGGTGQRMGSAVPKQYLELSGRPVLQHTLQRFVDFCFFQRFVLVHRCEDQAWIEGILRQVETKYPVHLALAGSHRAESVLNGLEAVPSSVSGQVYIHDGVRPFVQRFHLEALSECLQQYAGAILACPAHDTVKEVARFPSIARTLDRRSLYLAQTPQAFELETIRHALRRGTEGLTDDASALERDGVDVAVVEGSRSNIKITTPEDMLLAEAILGQQEKNKRSL; this is encoded by the coding sequence ATGGAGCGAGTTGCACTTATTCTTGCCGGAGGGACGGGACAGCGCATGGGGAGTGCTGTGCCCAAGCAGTACCTGGAGCTGAGTGGCAGGCCGGTTTTGCAGCATACCCTACAGCGCTTTGTGGATTTTTGCTTCTTTCAGCGCTTTGTGCTCGTGCATCGTTGTGAGGATCAGGCGTGGATAGAGGGAATTCTCAGGCAGGTAGAGACCAAGTATCCCGTGCACCTGGCCCTGGCGGGTAGTCATCGGGCTGAGTCGGTTCTGAATGGCCTTGAAGCAGTGCCTTCATCCGTATCTGGCCAGGTCTACATCCATGATGGCGTGCGCCCTTTTGTGCAGCGCTTTCACCTGGAAGCTCTGAGTGAGTGTTTACAGCAGTATGCCGGCGCCATTCTGGCCTGCCCAGCCCATGATACGGTCAAGGAAGTGGCGCGTTTTCCCTCCATAGCCCGCACACTGGATCGACGTTCGCTCTATCTGGCCCAGACACCGCAGGCCTTTGAGCTGGAGACGATTCGCCATGCCCTGCGCCGCGGCACCGAGGGGCTTACCGATGATGCCTCAGCGCTGGAGCGCGATGGCGTGGACGTTGCCGTTGTGGAAGGAAGTCGCAGCAATATCAAGATTACCACTCCCGAGGATATGCTGCTGGCCGAGGCAATTCTTGGCCAGCAGGAAAAAAACAAAAGAAGCCTATAG
- a CDS encoding alpha/beta hydrolase encodes MLVALLYFLQHRLVYIPWSAINATPADVGLQYEDVFLDAADGVKIHGWMVPAADEAAPTVLFFHGNAGNISHRLETLQLIHELGLSVLIIDYRGYGRSEGRPSESGTYRDAQAAWDYLQQQSIPPSSIILWGRSLGGAIAADLATRTSPGALILESTFTSIPDLGATLYPYLPVRLLSRFHYDTKAKIPHISSAVLVIHSPDDEVVPYAHGRKIYDALPADQRAFLEIRGSHNRGFMESQVEYRSGVAQFILQNAKEFRSGDDGN; translated from the coding sequence ATGCTGGTGGCGCTGCTCTACTTTCTGCAGCATCGCTTGGTCTATATTCCCTGGTCAGCCATCAATGCCACGCCCGCCGATGTGGGGCTTCAATACGAGGACGTTTTCCTTGACGCTGCCGATGGGGTGAAGATTCACGGCTGGATGGTGCCTGCCGCTGATGAGGCGGCGCCGACAGTGCTCTTTTTCCACGGCAATGCGGGCAATATCTCCCACCGCCTTGAGACACTGCAGCTTATTCACGAGCTGGGGCTGAGTGTGCTGATCATCGACTATCGCGGATATGGTCGCAGCGAGGGGCGCCCCAGTGAGTCGGGAACCTACCGCGATGCTCAGGCGGCCTGGGATTACCTGCAGCAGCAGTCTATACCTCCATCGTCCATTATCCTATGGGGCCGCTCTCTGGGTGGTGCCATAGCCGCTGATCTGGCTACTCGAACCTCTCCTGGCGCCCTAATTCTGGAGTCTACCTTTACCAGCATCCCTGATCTTGGAGCCACCCTCTATCCCTACCTTCCTGTTCGCTTGCTCAGTCGTTTTCACTACGATACAAAGGCAAAAATTCCGCATATTTCATCGGCAGTGCTGGTAATTCACAGTCCTGATGATGAGGTGGTTCCCTACGCCCATGGCCGGAAGATTTATGATGCACTGCCAGCGGATCAGAGAGCTTTTCTGGAAATTCGGGGCTCTCACAACCGTGGCTTTATGGAGTCACAGGTAGAGTACCGGTCCGGTGTGGCACAGTTTATTCTTCAGAATGCGAAAGAGTTCCGTAGTGGTGATGATGGTAACTAG
- a CDS encoding pentapeptide repeat-containing protein, translated as MNRIFCMALAIVILASTHSLGRTISGCQVGPESYCPGVNFMGANLRSVDFSFSNLEGSRMESANLMMTNFTGANLQGVNFQSAELRRANFTDADLRNANFRWAHNIDTATFDGADLSMATWSNGRQCQDGSTGTCIFQ; from the coding sequence ATGAACCGAATTTTCTGCATGGCACTGGCAATAGTAATACTCGCCTCTACCCACTCTCTTGGGCGCACCATCAGTGGCTGTCAGGTTGGGCCCGAAAGCTACTGTCCCGGGGTAAACTTTATGGGAGCCAATTTGCGCAGTGTGGATTTCAGCTTTAGTAATCTTGAGGGCTCACGTATGGAGTCCGCCAATTTGATGATGACCAATTTTACCGGGGCCAATCTGCAAGGGGTGAATTTTCAGTCTGCGGAGTTGCGTCGGGCCAATTTTACTGATGCCGACCTTCGCAACGCCAATTTTCGCTGGGCTCATAACATAGATACCGCCACTTTTGATGGTGCCGATCTCTCCATGGCCACCTGGAGCAATGGGCGTCAATGTCAGGATGGCTCGACTGGCACCTGCATATTTCAGTAG
- a CDS encoding tetratricopeptide repeat protein, translated as MSDFPDGQDFLDSAIVADDFVTRPNPFYEPQRLPSIAGLPEVSGVIRDASHENLFRLLLDESRISYAFEGDLPGHTSFFLRDNVNVAEALHVLADSAGLHLGVRDGMLIISDQAQRTFYLDYLARGAVSPASARQDWGYGTDRPSPLHGREDSYARPERNRLWDMIRENLNQLRGEDGRVVINDVAGTVFVADHPRAIARMERYLQSVRSIYEQQVEVEVKILQVSLSDALTLGMDYSALFQARGGRTPVAFNLHGTAGESGASLGTGTGDQPGEGTVLDHTVGVINPGKFAGFINFLQTQGHVQALSNPTVTTLNNVTGTVYSTRTYPYEITTTEDTGNVREARTTYEDVRVGVSLTVTPYIVANGDIMLEIVPVVGELYEEYGGDGSGGRYKPQTVEQSIQTILRVRNNQSYFIGGLVYEKSSRTERGIPWLRDLPVMGWLFGSRGNALSRQELVLVLTPRIVSGEHVTRQRTHVDFREETIHYGLLEEPLAATVESLPDAGEAGVLRIEDMGTFYLHRGLNHLQEGHYHEAVHALNLALEFAPLCPLGRPYLALAHRELNQNTQAIRLLSAHINLHPEDNWSRYNLAHWHYEQGNLEQALRHYRSLDLRDHPAVQNNIAVILARQERHSSALQLWDELLDTSARCAALLNLQQIPPDDRERDEVYERKRHEC; from the coding sequence ATGAGTGATTTTCCAGATGGTCAGGATTTTCTTGATAGTGCCATTGTGGCTGATGATTTCGTGACCAGACCAAATCCCTTCTATGAGCCCCAACGTCTTCCCAGTATCGCGGGCCTCCCGGAGGTTTCGGGCGTTATTCGCGACGCTTCGCACGAGAACCTCTTTCGCCTGCTGCTGGATGAAAGTCGCATCAGCTACGCCTTCGAAGGCGATCTTCCCGGCCATACCTCCTTTTTTCTGCGTGACAACGTCAATGTAGCCGAGGCCCTGCATGTGTTGGCTGACTCCGCCGGACTGCACCTGGGAGTGCGGGATGGAATGCTGATTATCAGCGATCAGGCCCAGCGCACATTCTATCTGGACTATCTGGCGCGCGGGGCAGTCTCTCCCGCCTCTGCACGGCAGGACTGGGGATACGGAACCGACCGCCCTTCGCCCCTGCATGGCCGGGAAGACAGCTACGCCCGGCCTGAGCGCAATCGCCTGTGGGATATGATCCGCGAAAACCTCAACCAGTTGCGCGGTGAAGATGGTCGGGTGGTGATCAACGATGTGGCGGGAACGGTTTTTGTTGCCGATCACCCCCGCGCCATAGCCCGCATGGAGCGCTACCTGCAGTCGGTGCGCAGTATTTACGAGCAGCAGGTAGAGGTGGAGGTGAAGATTTTGCAGGTTTCTCTGTCTGACGCGCTCACACTGGGCATGGACTACTCGGCCCTCTTTCAGGCCCGGGGAGGGCGCACCCCGGTGGCTTTCAATCTGCATGGAACTGCGGGTGAAAGCGGGGCCAGCCTGGGGACCGGGACGGGAGATCAGCCCGGTGAGGGCACAGTCCTGGATCACACGGTCGGGGTTATAAATCCTGGTAAATTTGCCGGTTTCATCAACTTTCTGCAGACCCAGGGCCATGTTCAGGCACTGTCCAATCCCACCGTTACTACCCTGAACAATGTTACCGGCACGGTCTACTCCACCCGTACATACCCCTACGAAATCACCACCACCGAGGATACCGGCAACGTCCGCGAGGCGCGAACCACCTACGAGGACGTGCGCGTTGGGGTGTCGCTGACCGTAACGCCCTACATTGTTGCCAACGGCGATATCATGCTGGAAATTGTGCCGGTAGTGGGGGAGCTGTATGAGGAGTACGGCGGCGATGGCAGTGGCGGTCGTTACAAGCCCCAGACCGTGGAGCAGTCAATCCAGACGATATTGCGGGTGCGCAACAATCAGTCGTATTTCATCGGCGGTCTGGTTTACGAAAAGTCCAGCCGCACGGAGCGGGGAATTCCCTGGCTCCGGGACTTGCCTGTCATGGGCTGGCTCTTTGGGTCCCGGGGCAATGCTTTGTCTCGCCAGGAGCTGGTGCTGGTTCTGACCCCCCGCATCGTCAGCGGTGAGCACGTAACCCGGCAGCGCACCCATGTGGATTTTCGTGAGGAGACCATTCACTACGGCCTGCTGGAGGAGCCGCTGGCTGCGACGGTGGAGTCACTGCCAGATGCAGGTGAAGCTGGCGTCCTGCGCATCGAAGACATGGGAACCTTCTATCTGCACCGTGGGCTCAACCACCTGCAGGAAGGTCACTATCACGAAGCGGTCCATGCCCTGAACCTGGCGCTGGAATTTGCTCCCCTCTGCCCTCTGGGGCGTCCCTATCTGGCTCTGGCCCACCGTGAACTCAACCAGAACACCCAGGCCATACGCCTGCTTTCGGCGCACATCAACCTCCACCCCGAGGATAACTGGTCCCGCTATAATCTGGCCCACTGGCACTATGAACAGGGAAATCTGGAGCAGGCTCTGCGCCACTATCGCAGCCTGGACCTGCGTGACCATCCGGCGGTGCAGAACAATATCGCCGTCATTCTGGCCCGCCAGGAGCGGCACAGCTCAGCGCTGCAACTGTGGGACGAATTGCTGGATACTTCAGCGCGCTGTGCCGCTCTGCTCAATCTCCAGCAAATACCGCCCGATGACCGGGAGCGCGACGAGGTGTATGAGCGTAAGCGCCATGAATGTTAA
- a CDS encoding phospholipase D-like domain-containing protein translates to MIRRVQMLRQRRWWLLSGAVILTLYIASAVYQVNKPLPAGVKQETPMRAVQQVDFLADMTWRDDQGNLQSKHVIFDEMLRIISEAQQLVVIDMFLFNDFAGTVGKDHRSLSRELSQALIRQHQQVPDIDIIVITDPLNTLYGGMMPKHFRAMKDTGVSLIITDLSVLRSPNPAWTGLWNLCCRWLGNSQRGGWLPNPVGSDPLTLRSYLRMLNFKANHRKTLVADSGEDWVGLVTSANAHDASSRHSNVALRFTGQAALDLLETERAVTELSGKEAWKPPAPITDEAPLPEGPHLQILTEGAIREALMEIMQQAQKGSMIDIAVFYFAHRPLLEATIAAHQRGASIRVLLDANNEAFGFSKNGIPNRQIAIDLHRAGIPIRWCATSGEQCHSKFLLSRNPDGTAEMVLGSANFTRSNLDNFNLETSVRLMAPSHQTVIKEATAFFQRQWHNQGGQFSLPYEANEDTSLRRYWLYRFTEASGLSTF, encoded by the coding sequence GTGATCCGTCGCGTTCAAATGTTACGCCAGCGCCGGTGGTGGCTTCTGAGCGGAGCCGTGATATTGACGCTCTATATTGCCAGTGCCGTCTACCAGGTCAATAAACCATTACCAGCAGGTGTCAAGCAAGAAACCCCGATGCGCGCAGTGCAACAGGTAGACTTCCTGGCAGATATGACCTGGCGCGATGATCAAGGCAATCTCCAAAGCAAGCATGTCATTTTTGATGAGATGCTGCGCATTATAAGCGAAGCACAGCAGCTTGTCGTCATCGACATGTTCCTTTTCAATGACTTTGCCGGCACTGTCGGCAAGGACCATCGAAGCCTCTCCCGAGAACTGAGTCAGGCTTTGATCCGTCAACACCAGCAGGTCCCGGACATCGATATTATTGTTATCACCGACCCCCTCAACACCTTGTATGGCGGCATGATGCCAAAGCACTTTCGTGCCATGAAGGATACAGGGGTATCGCTGATCATCACTGACCTCAGCGTCCTTCGCTCTCCAAACCCGGCGTGGACAGGCCTGTGGAACCTTTGTTGTCGGTGGCTAGGAAACTCCCAGCGCGGAGGATGGCTTCCCAACCCCGTCGGCTCCGATCCTCTCACCTTGCGCAGCTACCTGCGCATGCTCAACTTCAAGGCTAACCACCGCAAAACCCTGGTGGCCGACTCAGGCGAGGACTGGGTGGGACTGGTCACCTCGGCCAATGCCCACGACGCCAGTAGCAGGCACAGTAACGTAGCCCTGCGCTTCACCGGACAGGCGGCGCTGGACCTTCTGGAAACTGAACGAGCAGTAACAGAGCTCAGCGGCAAGGAGGCATGGAAACCCCCCGCACCCATAACTGACGAAGCACCTTTGCCCGAGGGCCCTCACCTGCAGATACTGACCGAAGGAGCTATCCGTGAGGCCCTAATGGAGATAATGCAGCAGGCGCAGAAAGGATCGATGATCGACATAGCCGTCTTTTACTTCGCTCATCGCCCCCTGCTGGAGGCTACCATTGCGGCGCATCAGCGGGGGGCCAGCATCCGCGTACTCCTGGACGCCAACAACGAAGCCTTTGGGTTCTCCAAAAACGGCATCCCCAACCGTCAAATTGCCATCGACCTGCACCGAGCGGGCATTCCGATAAGGTGGTGTGCCACCAGTGGGGAGCAATGCCACAGCAAGTTTTTGCTAAGCCGCAACCCTGACGGCACTGCAGAGATGGTCCTGGGATCGGCCAACTTTACCCGCAGCAATCTTGATAACTTTAACCTGGAGACCAGTGTACGCTTGATGGCACCGTCCCACCAGACGGTCATAAAAGAGGCAACTGCATTTTTCCAGCGCCAGTGGCACAACCAGGGAGGACAGTTCAGCCTCCCTTACGAGGCCAACGAGGATACCTCCCTGCGCCGCTACTGGCTTTACCGATTTACCGAGGCCAGCGGCCTCTCTACGTTCTAG
- a CDS encoding ABC transporter ATP-binding protein — protein sequence MTLAGNCPIMDSPNNQHGDNFLRKGSMSHYSWKHITELVLGHKKSLLLANAIAVVAMLASVPVPLLIPLLVDEVLLDQPSFLVSFSQWLLPTNWHGAVATVTVILVLTLMLRSVAATLGVWQMRQFTAIAKEITYGIRCHMLARLQRVSMAQYETIGSGSMNAHMVNDVDTIDQFLGTTIAKALISILSILGAGAILLLIHWQLALFLIFFNPIVVYFTIAVGRRVKHLKRQENEAVEVFQQALAETLDALAQVRASGREQAFFDRLRFYAANIRRNADAYAWKSEAASRLSFLIFMFGFDIFRAMAILTVLFSDLSIGQMFAVFNYLWFIMGPVQEVLNIQYSYNAASGALGRINHALALEEEPRHPPRKNPFDNQQPVSISLENVSFGYSPQAPVLQDISLHIAGGSSVSFVGASGGGKSTLIQLLLGFYQPDSGRICYGDASMEEIGYETIRTHVATVLQHPPMFHDSIRMNLTLGRERSDEELWQALRMAQLEEIVSKMPAQLETMVGRQGVKLSGGQRQRLAIARMILQNPRVVILDEATSALDVETERSLHRALQPFLQERTTIIVAHRLSAVRQARHIVVFEDGRIAQQGSHSELISRDGAYASLYLHDVTAE from the coding sequence ATGACTTTGGCAGGCAATTGCCCTATTATGGACAGCCCGAATAATCAACATGGTGACAATTTTTTGCGAAAGGGCTCCATGTCTCACTACAGCTGGAAACATATTACCGAACTGGTTCTTGGCCATAAGAAATCGCTGCTGCTTGCCAATGCCATTGCCGTGGTCGCCATGCTGGCCAGTGTGCCTGTGCCACTGCTTATTCCCCTGCTGGTTGACGAGGTTCTGCTGGATCAGCCGAGCTTCCTGGTAAGCTTCAGTCAATGGCTGCTTCCCACCAACTGGCACGGAGCGGTAGCTACCGTTACCGTCATACTCGTGCTCACGCTTATGCTGCGCTCGGTGGCGGCAACACTGGGTGTCTGGCAAATGCGTCAGTTCACCGCCATCGCCAAGGAGATCACCTACGGCATCCGTTGCCACATGCTGGCCCGGTTGCAGCGGGTTTCCATGGCACAGTACGAGACTATCGGCTCCGGCTCCATGAACGCTCACATGGTCAATGATGTGGACACCATTGACCAGTTCTTGGGAACCACCATCGCCAAGGCCCTGATCTCGATTCTCAGCATACTGGGTGCAGGGGCGATCCTGCTGCTCATCCACTGGCAACTGGCCCTCTTTCTCATCTTCTTCAACCCCATTGTGGTCTACTTCACCATTGCCGTGGGTCGAAGGGTCAAGCACCTCAAACGCCAGGAAAACGAGGCGGTGGAGGTCTTTCAGCAGGCATTGGCCGAGACTCTGGATGCGCTGGCGCAGGTGCGGGCCTCGGGAAGAGAGCAGGCCTTCTTTGATCGCCTGCGCTTCTATGCGGCCAATATCCGCCGCAACGCCGACGCCTACGCCTGGAAGAGCGAGGCCGCCAGCCGCCTCTCCTTCCTTATCTTTATGTTCGGTTTCGATATTTTCCGCGCCATGGCTATTCTGACCGTGCTCTTTTCCGACCTCAGCATTGGCCAGATGTTTGCTGTTTTCAACTACCTGTGGTTTATCATGGGGCCGGTGCAAGAAGTGCTCAACATACAGTACAGCTACAACGCCGCCAGCGGCGCTCTGGGGCGCATCAACCATGCCCTGGCCCTGGAGGAGGAACCGCGCCACCCACCTCGCAAAAATCCCTTTGACAACCAGCAGCCGGTTTCCATCAGCCTGGAAAATGTAAGCTTCGGCTATTCTCCCCAGGCTCCCGTGCTGCAGGATATCTCCCTGCACATTGCAGGGGGCAGCTCTGTCTCGTTCGTTGGGGCCAGCGGAGGGGGAAAGAGCACCCTGATACAACTGCTGCTAGGGTTTTACCAGCCCGACTCGGGACGTATCTGCTACGGGGATGCCTCCATGGAGGAAATTGGCTACGAAACCATTCGCACTCATGTGGCCACCGTTCTGCAGCATCCTCCCATGTTTCACGACAGCATCCGCATGAACCTGACCCTGGGACGTGAACGCAGCGATGAGGAGCTGTGGCAGGCCCTGCGCATGGCGCAGCTGGAAGAGATCGTCAGCAAAATGCCCGCTCAGCTTGAAACCATGGTGGGGCGGCAAGGGGTGAAGCTTTCCGGGGGACAGCGCCAGCGACTGGCCATTGCCCGTATGATTCTGCAAAATCCGCGGGTGGTGATTCTGGACGAAGCCACCTCGGCCCTGGATGTGGAGACCGAAAGATCGCTGCACCGGGCCTTGCAGCCCTTCCTGCAGGAGCGCACCACCATCATCGTGGCCCACCGCCTCAGCGCTGTGCGCCAGGCCCGCCACATCGTCGTTTTTGAGGATGGTCGCATTGCTCAGCAGGGCAGTCACAGCGAGCTTATCTCCCGCGACGGAGCCTACGCCTCCCTCTACCTGCACGATGTGACAGCCGAATAG
- a CDS encoding acylphosphatase, which produces MRTYRIRFFGKVQGVGFRNYVRMVAQSLGVCGVARNMADGSVHVVVNLDDDTRLAFLEKVASGPPLSRIDHMDDAEVDDRSFDGFSIC; this is translated from the coding sequence ATGAGAACCTATAGAATACGGTTTTTTGGCAAGGTTCAGGGGGTGGGGTTTCGCAACTATGTGCGCATGGTTGCACAGTCTTTGGGGGTCTGCGGTGTGGCTCGCAATATGGCCGATGGCTCTGTGCATGTCGTTGTCAATCTTGACGATGATACTCGCCTGGCATTTTTGGAAAAGGTTGCTTCTGGTCCGCCGCTGTCCAGAATCGACCATATGGATGACGCAGAAGTCGATGATCGTTCATTTGATGGATTTTCCATATGTTGA